AATAATACTTTTATGTTTACTATAAGCATCCTTCAAATATAAAAACTGTGACTGGATTCGTTCATTATTTAGAAGCTTAGGTTGCGCCTCGTCATTACTATCTGGAAACAAAAAGTGGTCTAACTTCACTTCATTAAATTCAATTGTGTTTGCACGATCTAACACTTTTTTACTAAATGGGTGTGTAGTCTCGTCCATGTTTACTGTACCGATAATGTATAAGTTTGGTGGAATATTTAGTCTATCTTGTAGTTGTTCTTCAGGCAATATAGCTGTAGTGACAATTTCTCCTTCTTCCCACTTTCTACTTTCCATAACACTTAAAAAGTCACTGAAATAATACTCTACCCTTGCTAAATTCATCTCATCTAACACAACAAAGTATGGATTATCTTTGTCATTAGAGGCATTCTGTATTATTTTTGTTAAAGGCCCAGGCTGGAAGTCTCCTTTTATATCTACGTAGCCAAGCAAATCTGACCCATCGCTCCAGTCAGGACGTACAGGTATAAGTTTGTAACGACCATTATCATCCGTTGCACCTAAGCTTTCAGCAAACAATTCGACAATTTTTGTTTTGCCAGTGCCAGATATAATAACAAAAGGTTTTGTTCTAAGGGATAAAAATAAGTTTTTTATCTCTTCAATCCTGTAGAAAAATCCCTTCATAGAGATGTAATTATGTATGTGGGAAACAATTTCTTCTTGTGAGAGATTTATATATCCATTTTGGTAGTCCTTTATTTTATTCCCAAGCATTAAATTTTCCACAAAGTTAAAACCCTTCTCAGGAATTTCTAATATCGTATTGGAACTCAAAGCAGCCTTGTTCTGTATGCCTAAACTTAATAAAAAATCATTTTCTTTATACCTAACAGGTTGTTCTAGGGAGAAACTCCAACTTACTCCTATTCTTTGTTTCCAGGCACCCCCATTCACACTTAAATATTTAGATGGGTTTTCCTCGTTATAAAAGTTCCTTATTACCTCCCCATAACCAAGAAATCCCTTTTCCCCAGTATAAGCTACAACTATATCTCCTTTTGAAATTTGTTTTGCTAGACTAACATTCCTAGTTATTGATGCCTGATTTTCTTTTCCTTTTTCATATTGCATTGCAGCATAGCTATTTTTTTGGGATTCTTTCCACACTGATGTATTTTGTGAATAATATGTATTATATAGCCAGTATCGCTTAAAGTTTCTTCTATCAGTTTTTTCATATAACCATTTTAATTCACTTATTCCTTTTAATATTTCTTCCGCTGGATCTAGCTCAGCTATTTGCTCTTTTGAATATAGTAATCCAACTCTTATCCAATCTGTGGCGGATTGTTTAAGAAATTTTGTCATAGTTATCTGGGTTTCTTGGTTGTTTAAAAAATTCTCTAGTGTTATATAATCGTCATTATCTTCTTGTTCTGACGTCCAAATGCTATACTGTGATTTTTTGATATTTTGTAATCTAATCCAATCATGTAAATGATTA
This Virgibacillus phasianinus DNA region includes the following protein-coding sequences:
- a CDS encoding HI_0552 family protein, translating into MFNVFDRDDFIYRLERPNAQETKKEYKNAWKQWATLVRNSLKLSDSNRLIVAGTENWQNSGSLSKRFWTRIKLEDRLDSSSCIAVMINKNNLRVYLEWHNYKGKDSSNTLEDHNNWINHLHDWIRLQNIKKSQYSIWTSEQEDNDDYITLENFLNNQETQITMTKFLKQSATDWIRVGLLYSKEQIAELDPAEEILKGISELKWLYEKTDRRNFKRYWLYNTYYSQNTSVWKESQKNSYAAMQYEKGKENQASITRNVSLAKQISKGDIVVAYTGEKGFLGYGEVIRNFYNEENPSKYLSVNGGAWKQRIGVSWSFSLEQPVRYKENDFLLSLGIQNKAALSSNTILEIPEKGFNFVENLMLGNKIKDYQNGYINLSQEEIVSHIHNYISMKGFFYRIEEIKNLFLSLRTKPFVIISGTGKTKIVELFAESLGATDDNGRYKLIPVRPDWSDGSDLLGYVDIKGDFQPGPLTKIIQNASNDKDNPYFVVLDEMNLARVEYYFSDFLSVMESRKWEEGEIVTTAILPEEQLQDRLNIPPNLYIIGTVNMDETTHPFSKKVLDRANTIEFNEVKLDHFLFPDSNDEAQPKLLNNERIQSQFLYLKDAYSKHKSIIHDVTERLIEINELLSPIQAHIGYRVRDEICFYLIYSRYLMKFDKAFDYQLHQKILPRITASETQAFEVLKGLYQFCTSHQFEEIEPDNQAEVIKNAKYPKSAKKIHEMLGRGQSDGFTSFWIG